One part of the Chryseobacterium mulctrae genome encodes these proteins:
- a CDS encoding DUF3347 domain-containing protein, giving the protein MKNIIFSIITLVTVAAATMDTMTEKVEKQEVKDQVQNFSIAPIIKDYLALKNALVADNDKAAANAGKQLLATFKNVNMKAIPANKHKKYMDIAEDAKENAEHIGDNAGKVDHQREHFASLSKDVSDLITLFGTTQKLYQDFCPMYNDGKGAIWISEAKAIKNPYYGSQMLTCGSVKKEL; this is encoded by the coding sequence ATGAAAAATATAATTTTCTCAATCATTACATTAGTAACAGTTGCAGCGGCAACAATGGATACCATGACTGAAAAAGTTGAAAAACAAGAAGTAAAAGACCAGGTTCAAAACTTCTCTATCGCACCCATTATAAAAGATTATTTGGCGTTAAAAAATGCACTTGTAGCAGATAATGATAAAGCAGCAGCTAATGCAGGTAAGCAATTATTGGCAACATTTAAAAACGTAAATATGAAAGCCATCCCTGCTAACAAGCATAAAAAATATATGGATATAGCTGAAGATGCCAAGGAAAATGCAGAACATATTGGCGACAACGCAGGAAAGGTAGACCACCAAAGAGAACATTTCGCATCCTTGAGTAAAGATGTTTCCGACCTTATTACCTTGTTTGGAACTACACAAAAGCTGTATCAGGACTTCTGCCCAATGTACAATGACGGCAAAGGTGCTATTTGGATTAGCGAAGCTAAGGCAATTAAAAATCCTTATTACGGTAGCCAAATGCTTACCTGCGGTTCTGTGAAAAAGGAATTATAA
- a CDS encoding heme-binding domain-containing protein translates to MKKVIKIILAIVLFFFIAIQLYQPALNVNKGQVDKTDFAKVYTVPENVQNILQNACYDCHSNNTKNTWYSNIQPMAWMMKRHIDNGKEKLNFSEFGSISSRRQISKLKGIANQIKDDEMPLASYKIMHSYAKLSKEQKSLIMDWMNKKADSLSIEN, encoded by the coding sequence ATGAAAAAAGTAATAAAGATAATTTTGGCAATAGTACTGTTTTTTTTTATTGCTATACAATTATATCAGCCTGCCCTCAATGTAAATAAGGGGCAGGTTGACAAAACCGATTTTGCAAAAGTTTATACCGTTCCGGAAAATGTGCAAAACATTTTACAAAATGCCTGTTACGATTGTCATAGCAATAATACCAAAAATACGTGGTATTCCAACATACAGCCTATGGCGTGGATGATGAAAAGGCATATTGATAATGGCAAAGAAAAATTAAACTTTAGTGAGTTTGGCAGTATTAGTAGTCGAAGGCAAATAAGTAAATTGAAAGGAATAGCAAACCAAATTAAAGACGATGAAATGCCTTTAGCTTCATATAAAATAATGCACAGCTACGCAAAGCTCTCAAAAGAGCAAAAAAGTTTGATAATGGATTGGATGAACAAAAAAGCAGACAGCCTTTCAATAGAAAATTAA
- a CDS encoding copper-translocating P-type ATPase, whose amino-acid sequence MEHQHTENKEAHTGHNMSNMQPGANPSMGMAGHNHHAMMIADFKKRFYVVLILTIPIMLLSTMIQHFMKVDWQFAGSQYILFALSTVVFFYGGFPFLKGLVNEVKAKSPGMMFLIGFAITVAYIYSVAIVFGLQGMDFFWELATLILIMLLGHWIEMKSVAGASKELELLVQLMPADAHMVMPNMVHDVKTDTLKENDIILVKPGEKVAADGIILEGESYLNESMLTGESKPVQKVKGDKVIAGAINGNGSIKVTVSHAAKDSYLSQVIKLVDDAQKSKSQTQLLADKAAKWLTIIALVTGIATFLYWYLTGQSLAFAMERMVTVIVICCPHALGLAVPLVVAKSTALSAKSGLLIKNRTAFENSRKITTIVFDKTGTLTVGRFEVSKIVSLQKEFNENQIIRLASALEQKSEHPIATGILRKVKDLSITIPATENFNAITGKGVEATVEGKKILVVSPGYLKENNFAIPDGFTANDTETVVFLIVNNDLAGYIALSDEIRPESAEAIKTLKDNNIRSILLTGDNNKVAKSVSDTLGMDSFIAEVLPHQKLEKIKELQSKGEFVAMTGDGVNDAPALAIADVGIAVGSGSDIAAETAGIVLVNSNPNDVVNLILFGKATYRKMIQNLIWATGYNVIALPLAAGVLYKQGILLNPAAGAVLMTVSTVVVAINASFLKIKK is encoded by the coding sequence ATGGAACATCAACATACAGAAAATAAAGAAGCCCATACAGGGCATAACATGAGCAATATGCAGCCTGGAGCAAACCCATCAATGGGAATGGCAGGACATAACCACCATGCCATGATGATTGCCGATTTTAAAAAAAGGTTTTATGTTGTGCTCATCCTAACCATTCCAATCATGTTGCTATCAACCATGATACAACATTTTATGAAAGTTGATTGGCAGTTTGCAGGTTCGCAATACATACTCTTTGCATTGTCAACCGTTGTATTTTTTTACGGTGGCTTTCCATTTTTAAAAGGATTGGTCAACGAAGTAAAAGCAAAGAGCCCCGGCATGATGTTTTTAATCGGCTTCGCCATAACAGTTGCTTACATCTACAGCGTTGCAATTGTTTTTGGGTTACAGGGTATGGATTTCTTTTGGGAATTGGCAACGCTTATTCTTATTATGCTGTTAGGGCATTGGATAGAAATGAAATCTGTTGCAGGTGCGTCAAAAGAATTAGAATTATTGGTACAGTTAATGCCAGCCGATGCACACATGGTAATGCCCAACATGGTGCATGATGTAAAAACCGACACATTAAAAGAGAACGACATTATTTTAGTAAAGCCAGGCGAAAAAGTGGCAGCCGATGGAATAATATTAGAAGGCGAAAGCTACCTGAATGAAAGTATGCTTACAGGCGAAAGCAAACCAGTACAAAAAGTAAAAGGCGATAAAGTAATTGCAGGTGCAATCAATGGCAACGGTTCTATAAAAGTTACCGTTTCCCATGCAGCAAAAGACTCTTACTTATCACAGGTTATTAAATTGGTGGACGATGCACAAAAATCAAAATCACAAACGCAGCTATTAGCAGACAAAGCTGCAAAATGGCTTACGATTATAGCATTGGTTACCGGCATTGCCACATTTTTATATTGGTATCTCACAGGGCAATCATTGGCTTTTGCAATGGAAAGAATGGTAACCGTAATTGTTATTTGTTGCCCTCATGCTTTGGGTCTGGCAGTTCCATTGGTTGTTGCAAAATCTACAGCCTTATCAGCTAAAAGCGGATTGCTTATTAAAAATCGTACTGCGTTTGAAAATTCAAGAAAAATAACCACTATCGTTTTTGACAAGACAGGAACATTAACTGTAGGAAGATTTGAAGTGTCAAAAATTGTATCGCTGCAAAAAGAGTTCAATGAAAATCAAATCATTCGCCTTGCGTCTGCATTAGAACAAAAATCAGAACATCCCATTGCAACAGGCATCTTGCGAAAAGTAAAAGACTTATCAATCACAATTCCTGCAACAGAAAATTTCAATGCCATCACAGGCAAAGGCGTTGAAGCAACAGTTGAAGGCAAAAAAATATTGGTGGTTAGTCCGGGGTATTTAAAAGAAAATAATTTTGCGATCCCCGACGGCTTTACTGCCAACGACACAGAAACGGTTGTGTTTTTAATCGTAAATAACGATTTGGCAGGTTATATTGCTTTGTCCGATGAGATCCGTCCTGAATCAGCAGAAGCAATCAAGACCTTAAAAGACAACAATATCAGATCCATTTTGCTTACCGGCGATAACAACAAAGTAGCAAAAAGTGTAAGTGACACTTTAGGCATGGATAGTTTTATTGCCGAAGTATTGCCACATCAAAAATTAGAAAAAATAAAAGAACTGCAAAGCAAAGGCGAATTCGTAGCTATGACAGGTGACGGCGTAAACGATGCACCAGCATTGGCAATTGCAGATGTTGGTATTGCAGTTGGCAGCGGTAGTGATATTGCAGCCGAAACCGCAGGTATTGTTTTAGTAAACAGTAACCCTAACGATGTTGTAAATCTTATTTTATTTGGTAAAGCCACCTATCGTAAAATGATACAGAATTTAATTTGGGCTACGGGTTACAATGTAATCGCATTGCCTTTGGCAGCAGGTGTTTTATATAAACAAGGCATCTTATTAAATCCGGCAGCAGGTGCGGTTTTAATGACGGTTAGTACAGTTGTAGTTGCAATCAATGCAAGTTTTTTAAAAATCAAAAAATAA
- a CDS encoding multicopper oxidase domain-containing protein, with protein sequence MKKITLIIFILAMYTFAQAQDMKGMDMSKNEKVQQATYTCSMHPEIHAAKPGNCPKCGMKLIKEKTKTVKQSSNKKNDEMQMPPKEQPKKVDKMNNMSMPKEKHQTVKRIVNTKPPKTVRYELYVTDTLVNYAGKEKKAIAVNGQIPMPTLTFTEGDTAEIVVHNQLKESTSLHWHGVFLPNKEDGVPWLTQKPIKAGTTYTYRFPIIQHGTHWYHSHSGLQEQIGMYGSFVMKKREDDKTYREGIDDLPTVPIILSEWTNLNPDNINRMLHNANDWAAIKKNATQSYAEAIKEGHFKTKVTNEWKRMLAMDVSDVYYDKILINGNNATDLKKVDGKTLKAGDKVRLRVSNGGASSYFWLRYAGGKITVVANDGNDVEPVEVDRLIIAVSETYDIVVTIPEDGIAYEFLATTEDRTQSASYFVGSGIKQLISPLPRLKYFEGMKMMNDMMKMNGDLDDMGMKMSLNQMDMNVVMYPEITGDSKQKEDHSQHNMNMENDPNRYNANALGEIKTLNYAMLQSPSNTELPKDAPVKELKFTLTGNMNRYVWSMDNKILSEVDKIPVKKGEILRITIHNNSMMRHPMHLHGFDFRVINGKGEKSPLKNVLDIMPMETDTIEFLANEEGDWFFHCHILYHMMSGMNRVFAVDDYQNPNLPDKKKAYNMLQRESNMPHFMAQNDFATNGNDGDAMLQKARWSLGTEWRLGYNDVHGYEVETHLGRYIGKMQWFMPFIGFDWRYRKMGMDEHETNLFGQKNEKDTRRAISLGFMYTLPMLVNFQAEVYLDGIVRLSLMREDIPITKRLRAGFMVNTDKEYMTELKYIINKNVGIRTHYDSDMGWGIGLSLNY encoded by the coding sequence ATGAAAAAGATAACATTAATAATATTCATCCTTGCCATGTACACCTTTGCACAAGCACAGGATATGAAAGGTATGGATATGAGTAAAAACGAAAAGGTGCAACAGGCAACTTATACTTGCTCGATGCATCCTGAAATCCACGCGGCAAAACCAGGCAACTGTCCAAAGTGTGGTATGAAATTGATAAAAGAAAAGACTAAAACAGTAAAGCAGTCATCGAACAAAAAGAACGATGAAATGCAGATGCCTCCAAAAGAGCAGCCGAAAAAGGTTGACAAAATGAACAATATGTCTATGCCAAAAGAAAAGCATCAAACCGTAAAAAGAATTGTAAATACAAAACCTCCAAAAACAGTTCGATACGAATTATACGTCACAGATACACTAGTAAACTACGCAGGTAAAGAAAAGAAAGCCATTGCCGTAAACGGTCAAATACCGATGCCAACCCTAACTTTCACAGAAGGCGATACAGCCGAAATAGTAGTCCATAACCAATTAAAAGAAAGCACCTCGCTCCATTGGCACGGAGTGTTCCTGCCTAACAAAGAAGACGGTGTGCCGTGGCTTACACAAAAACCTATTAAGGCAGGCACAACTTATACCTATCGTTTTCCAATTATCCAGCACGGAACACATTGGTATCATTCCCACTCAGGTTTGCAGGAGCAGATTGGTATGTATGGCAGTTTTGTAATGAAAAAGCGTGAGGATGATAAAACTTATAGAGAGGGAATTGATGATTTGCCTACCGTACCCATCATTTTAAGTGAGTGGACAAACCTAAACCCGGATAATATCAACCGTATGTTGCATAATGCCAATGATTGGGCAGCTATTAAAAAAAATGCAACACAATCTTACGCAGAAGCTATCAAAGAAGGTCATTTCAAAACAAAAGTAACCAACGAATGGAAACGTATGTTGGCAATGGACGTAAGCGATGTTTATTATGACAAAATTTTAATCAACGGAAATAACGCTACAGATTTAAAAAAAGTTGATGGCAAAACGCTAAAAGCAGGAGATAAAGTAAGATTACGAGTGTCAAATGGTGGTGCATCCTCTTATTTTTGGTTGCGCTATGCAGGAGGTAAAATTACCGTAGTAGCCAACGACGGAAACGATGTAGAACCTGTAGAAGTTGATAGATTAATCATTGCAGTATCAGAAACCTACGATATTGTGGTTACGATTCCTGAAGATGGGATTGCCTATGAATTTTTAGCAACTACTGAAGACAGAACACAATCGGCAAGCTATTTTGTAGGTAGTGGTATTAAACAACTTATTTCTCCGCTTCCTCGCCTTAAATATTTTGAGGGGATGAAAATGATGAATGATATGATGAAGATGAACGGCGATTTAGATGATATGGGTATGAAAATGAGCCTTAATCAAATGGATATGAATGTGGTAATGTATCCCGAAATAACCGGAGATAGTAAGCAGAAAGAAGACCATAGCCAACACAATATGAATATGGAAAATGATCCCAACCGTTACAATGCAAATGCTTTGGGAGAAATCAAAACGCTGAATTATGCAATGCTACAATCTCCTTCCAATACGGAACTTCCTAAAGATGCTCCAGTAAAAGAATTGAAATTTACCCTTACCGGAAATATGAACCGTTATGTGTGGAGCATGGATAATAAAATACTTTCAGAAGTTGATAAAATACCTGTGAAAAAAGGAGAAATTCTACGAATTACCATTCATAATAACTCAATGATGCGCCATCCGATGCATTTGCACGGTTTCGATTTTAGAGTAATTAATGGTAAAGGCGAAAAATCACCACTTAAAAATGTGTTGGATATAATGCCAATGGAAACTGATACTATTGAGTTTTTAGCAAACGAAGAAGGAGATTGGTTTTTCCACTGTCATATCCTTTATCATATGATGTCAGGAATGAACAGGGTATTTGCGGTTGACGATTATCAAAATCCAAATTTGCCTGACAAGAAGAAAGCATATAATATGTTGCAAAGAGAAAGCAATATGCCACACTTTATGGCTCAGAATGATTTTGCTACCAATGGAAATGATGGTGATGCGATGCTTCAAAAGGCAAGATGGAGTTTAGGAACAGAATGGCGATTAGGCTATAACGATGTGCACGGTTATGAAGTAGAAACACATTTAGGAAGGTACATTGGAAAAATGCAATGGTTTATGCCGTTTATAGGTTTTGATTGGAGATATCGTAAAATGGGTATGGATGAACACGAAACCAATTTATTTGGACAGAAAAATGAAAAAGATACACGTAGAGCTATTAGCTTAGGTTTTATGTACACTTTGCCAATGTTAGTAAACTTTCAGGCAGAGGTATATCTCGATGGAATTGTACGTCTTTCCTTAATGCGTGAAGATATTCCCATCACAAAGAGATTGAGGGCTGGTTTTATGGTCAACACCGATAAAGAGTATATGACAGAGCTAAAATATATTATCAATAAAAATGTGGGTATTCGTACACATTACGATAGTGATATGGGCTGGGGTATAGGATTATCTTTAAATTATTAA
- a CDS encoding VOC family protein, producing MIELIKTTPAFPVREIDKAVQFYKDKFGFNCRYKEDTFAILVRDNIELHLWASCNYSWKWKSIFLFLKPISSGAESFLAGTHSCRIEVKGVEELYKELKEKEVLHNEKTEIESTYYGTREFAALDLYGNLLSFYENV from the coding sequence ATGATAGAACTGATAAAGACAACACCCGCATTTCCTGTCAGGGAAATTGACAAAGCAGTTCAATTTTACAAAGACAAATTTGGTTTTAATTGTCGGTACAAGGAAGACACTTTTGCAATTTTGGTTCGGGACAACATAGAGCTGCATTTGTGGGCTTCCTGCAATTATAGTTGGAAATGGAAAAGCATTTTTCTATTTCTAAAACCGATTAGTAGTGGGGCAGAAAGCTTTTTAGCAGGAACACACAGTTGCAGAATTGAAGTAAAAGGAGTTGAAGAGCTGTATAAGGAGCTAAAAGAAAAAGAGGTGCTTCACAATGAAAAAACAGAGATAGAAAGTACCTATTATGGCACAAGAGAATTTGCAGCATTAGACTTATACGGAAATCTTTTATCCTTTTATGAAAATGTATAA
- a CDS encoding ArsR/SmtB family transcription factor yields the protein MDNLSCIRQQADVKQIMRCKDRISEIKGTVDYLSSGLELAGNNVRLKILFLLYEEKKLCVCDLSDILSMTISAVSQHLRKLKDRKLIETERQAQTIFYSLAKEYEKMLKPFFKILNENKILEAI from the coding sequence ATGGATAATCTTTCTTGTATAAGGCAGCAGGCAGACGTTAAGCAGATAATGCGTTGCAAAGACCGGATTAGTGAAATTAAAGGGACAGTTGATTATTTATCTAGCGGACTTGAGTTAGCGGGTAACAATGTAAGACTGAAAATACTTTTTCTTCTTTATGAAGAAAAGAAACTTTGTGTTTGCGACCTAAGCGATATTCTCAGTATGACCATTTCGGCAGTTTCTCAGCACTTGCGAAAACTCAAAGACAGAAAACTCATTGAAACGGAAAGACAAGCGCAAACTATTTTCTATTCGTTGGCAAAAGAGTATGAAAAAATGCTCAAACCTTTTTTCAAAATCCTTAATGAAAACAAAATTTTGGAAGCAATATGA
- the merTP gene encoding mercuric transport protein MerTP: MKTEKKLIGAGLLTAIASSLCCITPILAIVAGSSGIASTFSWLEPFRPYFIGMTVLVLGFAWYQKLKPQKQIDCNCETNQKQNFMQTKSFLGSITVISVLLLSFPSYAHIFVPKTKITAIVTSTSKIQKVEFTIKGMTCSGCEHHVKTEISKLKGIVEVIVSYEKGNAIVKFDNKQTSIEQIEKAINSTGYKSLKSKIIS, from the coding sequence ATGAAAACAGAAAAAAAATTAATCGGTGCAGGACTTTTGACAGCAATTGCTTCGTCCTTGTGCTGTATTACGCCAATTTTGGCTATAGTTGCGGGTTCAAGCGGAATTGCTTCTACCTTTTCGTGGCTCGAACCTTTTCGACCTTATTTTATTGGTATGACTGTTTTAGTTCTTGGCTTTGCTTGGTATCAAAAACTGAAACCTCAAAAACAAATTGACTGTAATTGTGAAACAAATCAAAAACAAAATTTTATGCAAACGAAATCATTTTTAGGAAGTATTACCGTAATATCAGTTTTACTTCTATCATTTCCGAGTTATGCTCACATCTTTGTTCCGAAGACAAAAATCACGGCAATTGTTACCTCGACTTCTAAAATTCAGAAAGTTGAATTTACTATTAAAGGAATGACTTGTTCAGGATGTGAACATCATGTAAAGACAGAAATTAGCAAACTAAAAGGCATTGTTGAAGTTATTGTTTCTTACGAAAAAGGCAACGCAATTGTAAAGTTCGACAACAAACAAACCAGCATCGAGCAAATCGAAAAAGCTATTAACTCGACTGGTTACAAATCACTAAAAAGCAAAATTATTTCATAA
- a CDS encoding GDCCVxC domain-containing (seleno)protein translates to MDIILISEITCPTCGHKKSEEMPTDACQFFYQCENCKTILKPKEGDCCVFCSYGTVKCPPIQEGNACCK, encoded by the coding sequence ATGGACATCATTTTAATATCCGAAATAACTTGTCCAACCTGCGGACATAAGAAATCCGAAGAAATGCCAACTGATGCTTGTCAATTTTTCTATCAGTGTGAGAATTGCAAAACAATCCTAAAACCAAAAGAGGGGGATTGTTGCGTGTTTTGTAGTTATGGCACAGTGAAGTGCCCACCTATTCAAGAGGGAAATGCTTGTTGTAAATAA
- a CDS encoding bacteriophage spanin2 family protein: MKNFFKFLCLMITLSLTSCRSIVSNPGKPLKDNSLALNHKYDVQDFTAKIHKIKITSVDGNNIYGISKKGETISIDKKQIREVKKVKVVSSIVVGIMAIAAVIFVPI; encoded by the coding sequence ATGAAAAACTTTTTCAAATTTTTATGCCTGATGATCACTCTTTCACTAACATCTTGTAGGTCTATTGTTTCGAATCCTGGCAAACCATTAAAAGATAATTCTTTAGCATTAAATCACAAATATGACGTTCAGGATTTCACTGCAAAAATCCACAAAATAAAAATCACATCAGTTGATGGCAACAATATTTATGGTATTTCCAAAAAAGGAGAGACGATTTCAATAGATAAAAAACAAATCAGGGAAGTGAAAAAAGTAAAAGTCGTTAGTTCTATCGTTGTAGGCATTATGGCAATTGCGGCGGTCATCTTTGTTCCAATATAG